TCCATATATATCCTCAATTCCCACTTATAATCTAATGAAAACCTCTACATCCTTTGCAAATCGAACTGTTAATTCAATAATCTTGTTCCATAATTTGGTTTGATTGTTGAACACAAGTTAAACAACATACTTCAACTAAACTGCGGAGTTAGTTCAAGTGAAATATTTCAAAATATTTAGATTCATTTAAACACAAAAATTACTAACTTCCTTCAAAAAATAAGTCTGTAATATCCAAATCATAACAGTTTTGGCATTTGTTATAATGACGCCACATAAATTTATGCGGTCTTCAATTTGTGTGCGTATTTATGTGTTAATTAGTTTGTCAAACCGATTTAAACCTTGATATAACAATAAGAATGGAGACGCCAATTGTGCCCCTATTAGGTAGTTATTTAATGTTCTCCCCCCTTAAATCGAACCCGTTACCAAAAGTATTTTGTCTTTCTATTGCATAGTTGATTGGAACAATAGGCGGTGCCTGCAGCTGAAACCAACCTGTTCATGGTAAGAGTTTTTTTGCTTGTCCTTTAAGAAATTACTACTTTTCACTTCAACTTGTAATTTTTTATTTCCTCTCCATTATCCCCAAATTTAAATAATGAGTGGAACCTGGAAAAGTACAATTGTCTATAAAGCCAAATACATTGTAAAACTTAGCAGCTTGCTCGGTTTCAGTATGTAGTACTATAATTTCAAAATAATTCTTTGCATCAGAAATTATTTCATTTAGCAATAATGATCCTACAGCTCTTCTGCGATATTCTTTCGCAACATAAAACCTTCTCAGTCTACCAACTTTTTGATTATCAGAAAAGGGATCTATATTAAGTCCACCAACGGCTATTAGTACACCACGGTCTGTATAAACTCTGTATAAAGCTTCGCCTAGTTTATCAAAAAAATTTGTCCCATCTTCATAATCATTGACTAGCCTTTCTAGAAAATGAAACCTATCTTGCTTTCTTCAACTAGATGAACTAACTCGGCAAACATTAAATTCTGTATTTTTTTCACTTTAAACTCTTCTATTTTATTCATCACAAAAAATATATTCTCCTTCAATAATTTTCCTTTTAGTAAATCGATTACGGTATACCACCTGAATATCAAAAACGAGAGAAGATTTACAATTGTTGTTGGTAGTGAGTAAAGAGAATCCAACTGGCTATTAAAGATAAGATAAAAATCCAATTGATATGTTCATTTTAATATCTCCTGTATCACTAATAGCTTTTAAATTGTAAATTCACACAAAAAACGTTCGACACCTGGATATTTTTCACCCAAATTAGTTATTTCAAATCCATTTTTTTTATAAAACTCTACTGCTCCGTTATCTGTTTCAGCTTTTATAGAACATAATGAATGTTTATTACAAACAAATTTAATCATTTGACTTCCAATGTTATTTCCTCTTTCATTCGGAGAGACTGCAATATGCTTTATTTCACATCTGTCTGAACTAATAAATGCAATACCAATACAACCAACCGTACGACCATGTGACTCAAAAACATACAATTTGAGTTCAGAAGATTGTATGTATTTTTCATACTCCAGGTCAACTCTATCTTCAGAAGTAGCATAAGACAAAAGCTCTCTTATCTTTGGATGAATTGTTCTAGAGCTAATTTTTTTCATATGTTCCACTTCCAACATCTTTTAATTTTCCGTTTTTCAAGTAAATCAAAAAATTCTGGATAAAAAAACACTTTCCTTCTTTATATATTTGATAGCTTGTATTAAAGAAAGGTTTTATTTTTTGCTTTTTTTAACAATTGGAATGAAACAATAAAATTCCTAATATAGAATCCTATTAAGCATACTAATAATAACGGCCATTTTATTTCTCCAATTACAAATGAAAGCAATACAAATAGTATTAAAGAGCCAATTATGCTAATAAAATAATCGTTTAACTTGATCTATTCCACCTCATTCTTTTAGCTTTAACTCACTTCATTTTCTCTTCCCAACATTCCAACCATTAGTGTTATTCCTGCCACAATTGATGGAATCCGTAGAGAGTTTATTTTCATCATCCAGAATGGAATAGGCACGGAAAAACTAT
The nucleotide sequence above comes from Psychrobacillus glaciei. Encoded proteins:
- a CDS encoding GNAT family N-acetyltransferase, with product MKKISSRTIHPKIRELLSYATSEDRVDLEYEKYIQSSELKLYVFESHGRTVGCIGIAFISSDRCEIKHIAVSPNERGNNIGSQMIKFVCNKHSLCSIKAETDNGAVEFYKKNGFEITNLGEKYPGVERFLCEFTI
- a CDS encoding GNAT family N-acetyltransferase, with the protein product MAVGGLNIDPFSDNQKVGRLRRFYVAKEYRRRAVGSLLLNEIISDAKNYFEIIVLHTETEQAAKFYNVFGFIDNCTFPGSTHYLNLGIMERK